A section of the Cutibacterium granulosum genome encodes:
- the hisI gene encoding phosphoribosyl-AMP cyclohydrolase, protein MTTAHDGSVPTSSLAPAIAARLRKNDAGLVPAIAQEASTGDVLMLAWMDEEALARTLRTRRATYWSRSRQEYWVKGETSGHTQHVREVRLDCDADAILLIVDQTGPACHTGTHSCFDTDVLLHPDDRPSHVSGT, encoded by the coding sequence ATTACCACAGCTCATGATGGTTCGGTCCCCACCTCGAGCCTTGCCCCCGCCATTGCTGCCCGTCTGAGGAAGAACGATGCTGGTCTCGTGCCAGCCATCGCTCAGGAGGCCAGCACTGGAGACGTCCTCATGCTCGCCTGGATGGACGAGGAGGCGCTTGCCCGCACCCTGCGTACCCGGCGTGCGACGTACTGGTCTCGCTCTCGCCAGGAGTACTGGGTCAAGGGAGAGACTTCTGGACACACCCAGCATGTCCGTGAGGTGAGACTGGACTGCGACGCAGATGCGATACTGCTCATCGTCGATCAAACCGGACCGGCCTGCCACACTGGTACGCACAGCTGCTTCGACACCGATGTGCTGCTCCACCCTGATGATCGGCCGAGCCATGTCAGTGGCACATGA
- a CDS encoding TIGR03085 family metal-binding protein: MSLAQSERAGLAGDLDRLGPDAPTLDKGWTTNDLLTHMLLRENDPLAIPGMAVDLLDETTAARARRLEASTTFDERVAQFRRGPKPWSAFRIPLLDRVANGAEFFVHHEDVLRAEEGWSPRELGHQTQTHLARIVKQHARLLLRRSPVGVRVEMTGQSGDLHTLMVRPGSRIVTVVGEPAEVLLHCYGRKSVAQVTVLGERESVEAFLQTECSV, from the coding sequence ATGTCTCTGGCACAGAGTGAACGAGCCGGGCTGGCGGGGGATCTGGATCGTCTGGGCCCCGATGCCCCGACCCTCGACAAGGGGTGGACGACCAACGACCTACTCACCCACATGCTGCTGCGTGAGAATGATCCACTGGCCATTCCAGGTATGGCGGTCGACCTGCTGGACGAGACGACAGCTGCGCGAGCACGTCGCCTGGAAGCGTCAACGACTTTCGATGAACGGGTGGCACAGTTCCGACGCGGCCCCAAACCGTGGAGTGCGTTTCGTATCCCGCTTCTCGACCGGGTCGCCAACGGGGCGGAGTTCTTCGTGCACCATGAGGACGTGTTGCGGGCTGAGGAAGGGTGGTCACCCCGAGAGCTGGGGCACCAGACCCAGACCCACCTGGCAAGGATCGTCAAGCAACATGCCCGCCTGCTCCTGCGCCGCAGCCCGGTGGGTGTGCGGGTGGAGATGACTGGGCAGAGCGGTGACCTGCACACACTCATGGTGCGTCCGGGATCCCGTATCGTCACCGTGGTCGGAGAACCTGCCGAGGTGCTGCTGCACTGCTATGGACGAAAGAGCGTCGCCCAGGTCACCGTGCTTGGGGAACGCGAGAGCGTCGAGGCATTCCTCCAGACGGAGTGCTCTGTCTGA
- the gatB gene encoding Asp-tRNA(Asn)/Glu-tRNA(Gln) amidotransferase subunit GatB, which translates to MTAYATDDLLDYDEAMERFDPVLGLEVHVELSTASKMFCSCSTNSDAEPNTNVCPVCLGLPGSLPAINGKAVESAIRIGLALNCEIAEWSRMSRKNYFYPDMTKDYQISQYDEPICHDGYVDLEVDGQTYHVEVERAHMEEDAGKSLHVGGSDGRIQGAQYSLLDYNRAGVPLIEIVTKPVRGLGAKAPEVARAYMAHLRDVMLALGVSEARMERGNLRCDANVSLMPKGSDVLGTRTETKNVNSLRSVEGALRYEICRQAAVLASGGSVRQQTRMWQESGEYTIAGRDKSDAEDYRYFPEPDLVPVAPSREWVEELRATLPELPAVKRARLKELWGFDEVEMSAIVNAGALDLIEQTTEAGCAPAPARKWWLTELSRRANEAGVELPEVGMSPAQVAQLQNLVDDGTLTDKLARQVIDGVTAGEGDPEQVVDARGLAVVSDDAALGAAVDDAIAANPDVAERIRGGKVQAAGALIGQVMKAMKGQADAKRVRELILEKLS; encoded by the coding sequence ATGACGGCCTATGCCACCGATGATCTGCTCGACTACGACGAGGCGATGGAGCGTTTCGACCCAGTCCTGGGGCTGGAGGTGCACGTCGAGTTGTCAACGGCCAGCAAGATGTTCTGCAGCTGCTCGACGAACTCCGACGCCGAGCCGAACACGAACGTCTGCCCGGTGTGTCTGGGACTTCCCGGTTCGCTGCCGGCAATCAACGGCAAGGCCGTGGAGTCGGCCATCCGCATCGGCCTCGCACTCAACTGTGAGATCGCCGAGTGGAGTCGCATGTCGCGCAAGAACTACTTCTACCCCGACATGACCAAGGACTACCAGATCTCGCAGTACGACGAGCCGATCTGTCACGACGGCTACGTCGACCTCGAGGTGGACGGGCAGACCTATCACGTCGAGGTCGAACGGGCTCACATGGAGGAGGATGCCGGCAAGTCGCTGCACGTCGGCGGCTCGGACGGGCGCATCCAGGGTGCTCAGTACTCGCTGTTGGACTACAACCGAGCCGGTGTCCCACTCATCGAGATCGTCACCAAACCGGTACGTGGCCTGGGGGCCAAGGCGCCGGAAGTGGCTCGTGCCTACATGGCCCATCTGCGCGACGTCATGCTTGCCCTGGGAGTCTCCGAGGCACGTATGGAGCGAGGCAATCTGCGCTGTGACGCCAACGTCTCACTCATGCCCAAGGGCTCTGATGTCCTGGGGACGCGAACCGAGACCAAGAACGTCAACTCACTGCGTTCGGTTGAAGGTGCGTTGCGTTACGAGATCTGCCGTCAGGCCGCCGTACTGGCTTCCGGAGGAAGCGTACGTCAGCAGACCCGCATGTGGCAGGAGAGTGGTGAGTATACCATCGCCGGTCGCGACAAGTCCGATGCCGAGGACTACCGTTACTTCCCCGAACCCGATCTGGTGCCGGTGGCACCGAGTCGGGAGTGGGTGGAGGAGCTGCGTGCCACCCTGCCCGAGCTGCCTGCCGTCAAACGAGCCCGACTCAAGGAGCTGTGGGGATTCGACGAGGTGGAGATGTCGGCCATCGTCAACGCCGGCGCCCTAGACCTCATCGAGCAGACGACCGAGGCAGGCTGTGCACCGGCCCCGGCCCGCAAGTGGTGGCTCACCGAGCTGTCCCGCCGGGCCAACGAGGCCGGTGTGGAGCTGCCCGAGGTGGGCATGAGCCCGGCCCAGGTCGCTCAGCTGCAGAACCTCGTCGACGACGGGACCCTCACCGACAAGCTGGCCCGTCAGGTCATTGACGGCGTCACAGCGGGGGAGGGCGATCCAGAGCAGGTCGTGGACGCCCGCGGCCTTGCCGTCGTCTCGGACGATGCCGCCCTGGGAGCTGCCGTCGATGACGCCATCGCCGCCAATCCGGACGTCGCAGAGCGTATCCGCGGCGGCAAGGTGCAGGCCGCCGGGGCTCTCATCGGCCAGGTGATGAAGGCCATGAAGGGTCAGGCCGATGCCAAGCGGGTGCGCGAGCTCATCCTGGAGAAACTCTCCTGA
- the gatA gene encoding Asp-tRNA(Asn)/Glu-tRNA(Gln) amidotransferase subunit GatA, giving the protein MSDLIHSTAAELGTRIARREVSSEEVTRAHLDRIEQVDGPVHAFLAVDGERAIESARRVDERIAAGEKLGPLAGVPIAVKDLFCYRGMPTTAASRMLEKWVPPYNSTVVQRCLDAGLVVLGKTNLDEFAMGSSTETSAFGPTHNPWDLDRVPGGSGGGSAAALAAHEAPLALGTDTGGSIRQPAAVTGTVGVKPTYGGTSRHGVIAMASSLDQPGPCARTVLDTALLHEVIGGHDPMDQTSIDQPVPATTEAARIGEVRGMRIGVVKELSGEGYQPGVEARFTETVELLTRLGAEVVEVSCPNFEYALSAYYLIQPAEVSSNLARYDAMRYGLRLDDDGDHSAEQVMRATRGAGFGEEAKRRIILGTYALSAGYFDAYYGSAQKIRTLIQRDFAQAWRSCDALVAPTTPTVAFTLGERTDDPMAMYRADLCTIPANMAGVAAGSFPCGLADGLPVGLQVMAPVMADDRVYRVGAAVEHALEESWGHSLLSEVPDPAKEDAR; this is encoded by the coding sequence GTGAGCGATCTCATTCACAGCACGGCTGCCGAACTCGGCACGCGCATCGCCCGCCGCGAGGTGTCGTCCGAAGAGGTGACTCGTGCCCACCTGGACCGCATCGAGCAGGTGGACGGTCCGGTCCATGCATTCCTCGCCGTCGACGGGGAACGTGCGATCGAGTCGGCTCGCAGGGTTGACGAGCGCATCGCCGCAGGTGAGAAGCTTGGCCCCTTGGCTGGGGTGCCCATCGCCGTCAAGGATCTCTTCTGCTACCGGGGGATGCCGACCACCGCTGCGTCACGGATGCTGGAGAAGTGGGTGCCCCCGTACAACTCCACCGTCGTACAGCGCTGCCTGGACGCCGGCCTGGTCGTCCTCGGCAAGACGAACCTCGATGAGTTCGCCATGGGATCCTCGACGGAGACCTCGGCATTCGGCCCCACCCACAACCCGTGGGACCTGGACCGGGTACCCGGCGGCTCCGGTGGTGGTTCGGCGGCAGCCCTGGCGGCCCACGAGGCACCCCTGGCCCTGGGCACCGACACCGGAGGCTCGATCCGTCAGCCCGCTGCCGTGACCGGCACCGTCGGCGTGAAACCCACCTACGGTGGCACCTCGCGCCACGGCGTCATCGCCATGGCGAGTTCCCTGGATCAGCCCGGCCCGTGTGCCCGCACCGTCCTGGACACCGCTCTGCTGCACGAGGTCATCGGCGGCCACGACCCGATGGACCAGACCTCCATCGACCAACCAGTCCCCGCAACCACCGAGGCGGCTCGCATCGGCGAGGTCCGTGGCATGAGAATCGGCGTCGTCAAGGAGCTCTCCGGTGAGGGGTACCAGCCCGGTGTCGAGGCACGGTTCACCGAGACCGTCGAGCTGCTCACCCGTCTGGGCGCCGAGGTCGTCGAGGTCTCCTGCCCGAACTTCGAGTACGCCCTGTCGGCCTACTACCTCATCCAGCCTGCTGAGGTGTCGAGCAATCTGGCCCGTTACGACGCCATGCGCTACGGACTGCGTCTGGACGACGATGGTGACCACAGCGCCGAGCAGGTGATGCGTGCCACCCGCGGTGCCGGCTTCGGGGAAGAGGCCAAGCGGCGCATCATTCTGGGCACCTACGCCCTGTCCGCCGGGTATTTCGACGCCTACTACGGTTCGGCGCAGAAGATCCGTACCCTCATCCAGCGTGACTTCGCGCAGGCGTGGCGCAGTTGTGACGCCCTCGTGGCCCCGACGACCCCCACTGTCGCCTTCACACTGGGGGAGCGCACCGATGACCCGATGGCGATGTACCGTGCAGATCTGTGCACCATCCCTGCGAACATGGCCGGTGTCGCGGCCGGATCGTTCCCGTGCGGTCTGGCCGATGGGTTGCCGGTGGGTCTGCAGGTCATGGCACCGGTCATGGCCGATGACCGCGTCTACCGAGTGGGTGCGGCTGTCGAACACGCCCTGGAGGAGTCGTGGGGTCATTCCCTGCTCTCCGAAGTTCCCGACCCGGCCAAGGAGGACGCACGATGA
- the gatC gene encoding Asp-tRNA(Asn)/Glu-tRNA(Gln) amidotransferase subunit GatC: MPDTFHQSTSRRIIVALTPDDVARLAGLARIDLTEEEKENLAPQLGLILDSVAVVSQVASADVPPSSHALPLSNVFREDVVAPSMPVDDALAMAPKVEDNRFRVPRILQEEQ, from the coding sequence ATGCCGGACACCTTCCATCAGTCCACCTCCAGGAGAATCATCGTGGCCCTGACGCCTGATGACGTCGCCCGTCTGGCTGGCCTGGCACGTATCGACCTGACCGAGGAGGAGAAGGAGAACCTGGCCCCGCAGCTGGGACTCATCCTTGACTCGGTGGCCGTCGTCTCCCAGGTCGCCTCGGCCGACGTCCCACCCAGCTCGCACGCCCTGCCACTGTCCAACGTGTTCCGTGAGGACGTCGTGGCCCCGTCCATGCCAGTCGACGATGCCCTGGCCATGGCGCCCAAGGTCGAGGACAACAGGTTCCGTGTCCCCAGGATTCTGCAGGAGGAGCAGTGA
- a CDS encoding amino acid-binding protein: MLRIQVPDVPGALGKVATTMGTVDADISAVEIVEKGDGYAIDDFILSLPTETMPDTLVSTCDQLEGVKVLWLSRHLEDWGLESDIATLNRMAEDQQHAAELLTEAAPTVFHCQWATLFGPGHEVLTSTALSPEFTSEAIAALGAMDEPRRVELDETWMPGWGATVVALAPLSGGRCLVLGRRGGPVFLASEVNRLRHMAALAN, translated from the coding sequence ATTCTTCGTATCCAGGTCCCTGACGTCCCCGGCGCCCTCGGCAAGGTGGCCACGACGATGGGGACCGTCGACGCGGACATCTCTGCCGTGGAGATCGTCGAGAAGGGCGATGGATACGCCATTGACGACTTCATCCTCTCCCTGCCCACCGAGACCATGCCCGACACCTTGGTCTCCACCTGTGACCAGCTCGAGGGAGTCAAGGTCCTGTGGCTGTCGCGCCACCTCGAGGACTGGGGCCTGGAGTCCGACATCGCGACCCTCAACCGCATGGCCGAGGACCAGCAGCATGCTGCCGAACTGCTCACCGAGGCGGCACCCACCGTGTTTCACTGCCAGTGGGCCACTCTCTTCGGACCTGGTCATGAGGTGCTGACGTCGACTGCGCTCTCCCCGGAGTTCACCAGTGAGGCGATTGCTGCGCTCGGTGCGATGGATGAGCCGCGTCGCGTCGAACTCGATGAGACCTGGATGCCTGGATGGGGCGCCACCGTGGTGGCCCTTGCCCCGCTGTCCGGTGGACGCTGCCTGGTGCTGGGGCGCCGTGGTGGCCCGGTGTTCCTGGCATCGGAGGTCAACCGTCTGCGTCACATGGCGGCTCTGGCGAACTGA
- a CDS encoding methionine synthase has product MRGCLAEVAELFDDLIALPELPARGASAGMAGRLTAVLCGLDVDLGPGGWRLADSSDAAHRRARALLRQDLDDVEETLADSQTCAKIAFCGPVTAMTLLHLPRGEVVLADHGAVREVVQSMASGLAELVDELHRRMPQVEWTLQLDEPALPAVLAGRIPTQSGLHTLAPVSIHEARRSWQILTEALDGIAVALHCCAPGVPLEELGTAIDAVFLDLTAALATGSGTGMDTVAGRLEAGRQVGLGVIATDVPDVVAPADRIITTVVQLTRRWGIDPALVVDHGLLTPACGLAGWSVPAAREQMRQLTRAARLVDEQLGYGK; this is encoded by the coding sequence ATGCGCGGTTGCCTGGCAGAGGTTGCCGAACTCTTCGATGACCTCATTGCCCTGCCAGAGTTGCCCGCGCGAGGGGCATCGGCTGGCATGGCTGGGCGTCTGACGGCTGTGCTGTGCGGACTGGACGTGGACCTGGGGCCCGGCGGTTGGCGATTGGCGGACAGCTCCGATGCGGCACATCGTCGGGCGCGCGCCCTGCTCCGGCAGGATCTCGACGATGTCGAGGAGACGCTCGCCGACAGCCAGACGTGCGCCAAGATCGCGTTCTGTGGTCCGGTGACGGCAATGACCCTCCTGCACCTGCCACGTGGTGAGGTCGTCCTTGCCGATCATGGCGCCGTGCGCGAGGTGGTGCAGAGCATGGCGAGCGGTCTCGCCGAACTCGTCGACGAGCTGCATCGACGCATGCCACAGGTGGAGTGGACGCTCCAGCTGGACGAGCCAGCTCTGCCCGCAGTCCTGGCTGGACGGATTCCCACGCAGTCCGGACTGCACACCCTTGCGCCAGTGTCCATCCACGAGGCCCGGCGGAGCTGGCAGATCCTCACCGAGGCATTGGACGGCATCGCGGTTGCCCTGCACTGCTGTGCGCCGGGGGTGCCGCTGGAGGAGCTGGGAACCGCCATCGACGCAGTGTTCCTCGACCTCACGGCGGCACTGGCCACTGGATCGGGCACGGGCATGGACACGGTGGCCGGCCGTCTGGAGGCTGGCCGGCAGGTGGGGCTGGGCGTCATTGCCACTGACGTTCCAGACGTCGTCGCCCCGGCTGATCGCATCATCACCACAGTCGTACAGCTGACTCGGCGGTGGGGAATCGATCCGGCCCTCGTGGTGGACCATGGTCTGCTCACCCCGGCATGTGGCCTGGCCGGCTGGTCGGTGCCGGCGGCACGCGAACAGATGCGTCAGCTCACCCGGGCGGCACGTCTCGTCGACGAACAACTTGGGTACGGAAAGTAG
- a CDS encoding cysteine desulfurase family protein — MRRPRRTYLDHAATSPLRPCAAQAMADTPALGNPSAVHGSGRAARAMLEDAREEIAALLGVRPLEIILTSGGTEADALAILGGLAPQGRLWTSGVEHPAVAGLADPRLLGQRVSTVPVDGHGVVDLAGFAGGRGMGDGRGPRPGDVVSLMMVNNETGAVQPVAEMARMAHDAGALAHTDAVQAFGHIDVNPAELGVDLISISAHKIGGPVGIGALWVRRGVNLAPITAGGMQQAQVRSGTQAVMLARGFAAAARQAVENLDRDRAQWQAWHDLIVAEMGRLPGVHVDDAPQTSPSICHLTIDRVRATDLLLVLDSAGIDCSAGSACQAGVARPSSTMLAMGRSVDEAQGGLRISMGHTTTRKDIEQLLDVLPGAIETVRGAR; from the coding sequence GTGCGCCGGCCCCGACGGACCTACCTCGACCATGCCGCGACCTCACCATTGCGCCCCTGTGCTGCCCAGGCGATGGCAGACACCCCGGCACTGGGCAATCCATCGGCGGTGCACGGATCCGGCCGGGCTGCTCGAGCCATGCTGGAGGACGCCCGCGAGGAGATCGCAGCCCTGCTCGGTGTGCGACCCCTGGAGATCATCCTCACCAGTGGTGGCACCGAGGCCGATGCTCTCGCGATCCTCGGTGGGCTGGCACCCCAGGGCAGGCTGTGGACCTCCGGCGTGGAGCATCCAGCCGTGGCAGGGCTGGCAGATCCGCGGCTGCTGGGTCAGCGCGTCAGCACGGTACCGGTGGACGGGCATGGGGTCGTCGATCTGGCTGGTTTCGCTGGTGGCAGAGGAATGGGGGACGGGCGGGGACCCCGGCCGGGGGATGTCGTGTCCCTCATGATGGTCAACAACGAGACCGGCGCCGTCCAACCCGTGGCCGAGATGGCACGGATGGCTCACGACGCCGGGGCGCTGGCCCACACCGATGCCGTCCAGGCCTTCGGACACATCGATGTGAACCCAGCCGAGCTCGGGGTGGACCTGATCTCGATCTCGGCACACAAGATCGGTGGTCCCGTTGGTATCGGCGCGCTGTGGGTTCGGCGTGGTGTGAACCTCGCCCCCATCACGGCTGGTGGCATGCAGCAGGCTCAGGTGCGATCCGGCACCCAGGCCGTCATGCTGGCCCGGGGATTCGCCGCCGCCGCCCGGCAGGCCGTCGAGAACCTGGACCGGGACCGAGCCCAGTGGCAGGCGTGGCACGACCTCATCGTCGCCGAGATGGGCCGACTGCCCGGTGTCCACGTCGACGACGCCCCGCAGACAAGTCCGTCGATCTGCCACCTCACCATCGACCGGGTACGTGCCACCGACCTGCTGCTCGTCCTGGACTCAGCAGGCATCGACTGCTCAGCCGGGTCCGCCTGCCAGGCCGGAGTCGCCCGACCCAGCTCCACCATGCTCGCCATGGGGCGCAGCGTTGATGAGGCCCAAGGGGGGCTGCGCATCTCCATGGGACACACCACCACTCGCAAGGACATCGAGCAGCTGCTGGACGTCCTGCCCGGGGCGATCGAGACCGTTCGCGGGGCGCGGTAG
- the glgX gene encoding glycogen debranching protein GlgX: MPDTLPSNSVSPTYEMFGAHLHDGGCRFALWAPRAERVELVLVSLDRTQNNTDMNRGANGAWQLDVPGVRAGQIYGYRVHGPWNPDDGMRFNPAKLLLDPYARAITAGVDYHGPILDHTSQSNFEPDTTDSAACVPLSIVVADSPAPEPVARRRPMDESVIYEMHVKGYTRTHPLVPDHLRGTYAGLAYPAVIEHLVSLGVTAVELLPVHHFVSEPFSVAKGLRNYWGYNTLGFFAPHAAYCSVGSLGQQVDEFKAMVTAFHRAGIEVILDVVYNHTGEGGHEGPTLSFRGIDHSTYYRLNEDCRDDYDVTGCGNSLDTSQPEVLDMVLDSLRYWVTQMGVDGFRFDLATTLIRDAAHGVDQNHPFKQAMAHDPVLSQVKHIVEPWDVGPYGYQVGQWGADWSEWNDHFRDHIRDFWRMATCGVQGLATRLAGSEDLYADPTHSVNLVTAHDGFTVRDLVSYNDKHNEDNGEDNRDGSNDNRSWNCGWEGETTDDAIVDLRHRQVRNLMATMLLAAGVPMITAGDEMGRTQNGNNNAYCQDSPISWLNWDDAVEWSDITELTTTLVALRASHPALRPNTYRHHGSVHTEDGQDTGRPDLAWFSESGAEMCTEEWNDQGRRTLGMYSSSADEAFLMWFHSGDQPLGARLPARQFGENWQLELTTAHPDEVIDAPLPPTAQFVIPPRSVTIFRATLRHDSAGTHDHSRPTQEPQTQDLDAADEQSPGTSGTGRMLVDDPTGQPPAGDTRQ, encoded by the coding sequence ATGCCCGACACGCTCCCCTCGAACAGCGTCTCGCCCACGTACGAGATGTTCGGGGCACATCTGCATGACGGCGGCTGTCGTTTCGCCCTGTGGGCACCGCGAGCAGAACGGGTGGAACTCGTGCTCGTGTCCCTCGACCGTACGCAGAACAATACTGACATGAACCGTGGCGCGAACGGTGCGTGGCAGCTGGACGTGCCCGGCGTACGAGCCGGACAGATCTATGGCTACCGGGTGCATGGGCCGTGGAATCCCGACGACGGGATGCGATTCAACCCGGCGAAACTGCTTCTGGACCCCTATGCGCGGGCCATCACTGCTGGTGTCGACTACCACGGACCGATTCTCGATCACACCTCGCAGTCCAACTTCGAGCCCGACACCACCGACTCGGCTGCCTGCGTGCCGCTGTCCATCGTCGTGGCGGACTCACCGGCTCCCGAACCGGTTGCCCGACGTCGACCGATGGACGAGTCCGTCATCTACGAGATGCACGTCAAGGGTTATACCCGCACCCATCCTCTGGTGCCAGATCATTTGCGTGGTACCTACGCCGGTCTGGCGTACCCGGCTGTGATCGAGCACTTGGTGAGTCTGGGGGTGACAGCGGTGGAATTGCTGCCGGTCCACCACTTCGTCTCCGAGCCGTTCTCCGTGGCCAAGGGATTGCGCAACTACTGGGGATACAACACCTTGGGATTCTTCGCCCCCCATGCGGCCTACTGCTCGGTGGGCAGCCTCGGCCAGCAGGTCGACGAGTTCAAGGCCATGGTCACCGCCTTCCACCGGGCAGGTATCGAGGTCATCCTCGACGTCGTCTACAACCACACCGGTGAGGGGGGCCATGAGGGCCCCACCCTGTCGTTCCGAGGGATCGACCACTCCACCTACTACCGACTCAACGAGGATTGCCGTGACGACTACGACGTCACGGGGTGTGGCAATTCCCTGGACACCTCCCAGCCCGAGGTGCTCGACATGGTGCTGGACTCGTTGCGCTACTGGGTGACGCAGATGGGGGTGGATGGCTTCCGCTTCGATCTGGCGACGACACTCATTCGTGACGCCGCCCACGGCGTCGATCAGAACCATCCGTTCAAACAGGCCATGGCCCATGACCCGGTGCTCAGCCAGGTCAAGCACATTGTCGAGCCGTGGGACGTCGGTCCCTATGGGTACCAGGTTGGCCAATGGGGTGCGGACTGGAGCGAGTGGAACGATCACTTCCGCGACCACATCCGCGACTTCTGGCGGATGGCGACCTGTGGTGTGCAGGGACTCGCCACTCGACTGGCCGGCTCCGAGGACCTCTACGCCGATCCCACTCACAGTGTGAACCTCGTCACCGCCCATGACGGATTCACGGTGCGCGACCTGGTGTCGTACAACGACAAGCACAATGAGGACAACGGCGAGGACAACCGGGACGGTTCCAACGACAACAGGTCGTGGAACTGCGGCTGGGAAGGTGAGACGACCGACGACGCGATCGTCGATCTGCGACACCGTCAGGTACGCAATCTCATGGCCACCATGCTCCTGGCCGCTGGGGTGCCGATGATCACCGCCGGCGACGAGATGGGGCGTACCCAGAACGGCAACAACAATGCATACTGCCAGGACTCACCGATCTCCTGGCTCAACTGGGATGACGCCGTGGAGTGGTCCGACATCACCGAACTCACCACCACACTCGTTGCACTGCGTGCCAGTCATCCAGCGCTGCGTCCGAACACGTACCGGCATCATGGCTCGGTGCACACCGAGGACGGCCAGGACACCGGACGTCCAGACCTGGCCTGGTTCTCCGAGTCCGGTGCGGAGATGTGCACCGAGGAGTGGAACGACCAGGGGCGTCGCACCCTGGGCATGTATTCCTCGAGTGCGGACGAGGCGTTCCTCATGTGGTTCCACAGTGGGGATCAGCCGCTGGGTGCACGACTGCCAGCACGTCAGTTCGGGGAGAACTGGCAGCTGGAGCTCACCACGGCCCACCCCGATGAGGTGATCGACGCCCCGCTCCCCCCAACTGCGCAGTTCGTCATCCCACCACGCAGTGTGACGATTTTCCGTGCGACGCTCCGCCACGACTCCGCTGGTACCCATGACCACTCTCGACCGACCCAAGAGCCCCAGACCCAGGATCTCGACGCCGCCGACGAGCAGTCACCGGGGACCAGTGGTACTGGTCGTATGCTGGTGGATGACCCCACTGGCCAGCCACCAGCTGGTGACACTCGGCAGTGA